The following are from one region of the Paraglaciecola sp. L1A13 genome:
- a CDS encoding hydroxymethylglutaryl-CoA reductase: protein MSDNKAPASLIPRDKENDNTQSMAEQRRQFVTKQTQTELNHVGHYSLSPEQTAGNIENFIGVAQVPIGLAGPIKVNGEHAKGEFYVPLATTEGTLVASYNRGMRVLGAAGGVKVTVVDDAMQRAPVFIFKDARQAHAFGIWVNQQFETIKNEAQSTTSVGKLRNIEQYAAARMLYLRFNFTTGDAAGQNMVGKATFAACEWIKAHYPGEGLQRYNLSGAMDTDKKHSQLNTLHTRGKRVIAEAKISNDILKKMLGVSADMLFKMRQVSNMGSFMAGSINNGSHSANGITAMFIACGQDAANVAESSAALSFVDVDEQGDFYIAITLPSLIVATYGGGTALATQKECLEIMDCFGEGKAYKLAEIIGATVLAGELSLSAAVLAGDWVTSHDALGRNR from the coding sequence ATGTCAGATAATAAAGCGCCAGCTTCTTTAATTCCTCGCGATAAAGAGAATGACAATACCCAAAGCATGGCCGAGCAACGTAGACAGTTTGTTACAAAACAAACTCAAACAGAACTCAATCACGTAGGACACTACTCATTGAGTCCAGAGCAAACTGCCGGAAACATCGAGAACTTCATCGGGGTCGCCCAAGTGCCAATCGGCCTAGCTGGACCAATCAAAGTCAATGGTGAACATGCAAAGGGAGAGTTTTATGTCCCTCTTGCGACAACTGAAGGCACCTTGGTCGCCAGTTATAATCGAGGCATGCGCGTACTGGGTGCAGCAGGTGGCGTTAAAGTCACAGTGGTGGACGATGCCATGCAACGGGCACCGGTGTTTATATTTAAGGATGCTCGTCAGGCCCACGCTTTCGGAATATGGGTTAACCAGCAGTTTGAAACTATAAAAAACGAAGCGCAAAGCACTACCAGTGTAGGAAAGCTGCGTAATATTGAACAATACGCTGCCGCCCGTATGTTGTATTTACGTTTTAATTTCACCACAGGTGACGCCGCAGGGCAAAACATGGTGGGCAAGGCCACGTTTGCTGCATGTGAGTGGATAAAAGCTCATTACCCAGGAGAAGGTTTACAGCGCTATAACTTATCTGGTGCCATGGATACCGACAAGAAACATTCCCAATTAAACACGCTCCACACCCGGGGAAAACGGGTTATAGCAGAAGCAAAGATCAGCAACGATATTTTGAAAAAGATGCTAGGTGTTTCGGCTGATATGTTATTTAAGATGCGCCAAGTGTCAAATATGGGCAGCTTTATGGCAGGCTCAATTAATAACGGCTCCCATTCAGCGAATGGCATTACCGCTATGTTCATTGCCTGCGGCCAAGATGCAGCCAACGTAGCGGAGTCCTCAGCAGCGTTATCTTTTGTGGACGTAGACGAGCAAGGTGATTTCTATATTGCTATTACCTTACCCTCACTTATCGTAGCCACTTATGGCGGTGGAACCGCACTGGCAACACAAAAAGAGTGTCTTGAAATTATGGACTGCTTCGGTGAAGGCAAAGCTTATAAATTAGCTGAAATTATAGGGGCAACAGTATTGGCTGGGGAGCTTTCATTAAGTGCAGCAGTGTTAGCAGGTGATTGGGTTACTAGCCATGATGCCCTCGGCAGAAATCGGTAA
- a CDS encoding thioesterase family protein, whose protein sequence is MTTSKTDTKVPPTRSDFRYFDTIDTRWSDNDIYGHVNNVAYYSFFDTVVNRLLIDNGWLRLDGEGPIGLVVETRCQYYASVSYPAVLDIGLTVLKLGNSSVVYQLAVFSEGNDDASAVGHFVHVYVDKPTHLPMALPLSLREGLSHYLAIED, encoded by the coding sequence ATGACAACATCGAAGACAGATACAAAGGTGCCCCCAACACGCAGCGACTTTCGTTACTTTGATACCATAGACACCCGTTGGTCCGATAATGATATTTACGGGCATGTAAACAACGTGGCCTATTATAGTTTTTTCGATACTGTGGTTAATCGTTTATTGATTGACAATGGTTGGTTGCGTTTAGACGGCGAGGGGCCAATCGGCTTAGTTGTTGAAACTCGCTGCCAATATTATGCATCGGTCAGTTATCCAGCGGTATTAGATATAGGTTTAACGGTATTAAAACTAGGCAATAGCTCGGTAGTATATCAGTTGGCGGTTTTCTCAGAAGGAAATGATGACGCAAGCGCCGTTGGACACTTTGTACATGTTTATGTAGATAAACCCACTCATTTACCCATGGCTTTACCTTTGTCTTTGCGAGAAGGATTGAGTCATTATTTGGCAATAGAAGATTAG
- a CDS encoding iron-containing alcohol dehydrogenase, whose translation MYKINDFDFKTVADIRFAVNAALSLPTLLITRFNAKSIILITDKGLLKSGVLDDLLNQLEISDLNIQIFDEVLADPPEAIIRAAGEQAKQVDVVVGIGGGSSMDTAKLAAVLAMEEQALSDMYGVDQVLSTRKPLVLVPTTAGTGSEVTPISIVTTGESTKAGVVSPILYPDVALLDPTLLLGLPAHITAETGIDAMVHAIEAFTSKHKKNPLSDNLAIKALQLLATHLPLSYRNGKDVNHRSGTLLGAMLAGQAFANAPVAAVHALAYPLGGIYHMAHGLSNALMLPYVMRFNVSAAQPQYAQLALVLNPKLAERTETEQALGFIEYMEQFCKALGITKRLRDYGIDQQDLPALAQGAMLQTRLLMNNPRTVAYEDALTLYQQAW comes from the coding sequence ATGTACAAAATCAATGACTTCGATTTCAAAACCGTAGCGGATATCCGCTTTGCAGTAAATGCCGCTTTATCATTACCCACGCTATTGATTACCCGTTTTAACGCTAAGTCGATTATATTAATCACTGACAAGGGATTACTTAAGTCGGGTGTACTTGATGACCTATTAAATCAGCTAGAAATTTCAGACCTCAATATACAGATATTTGACGAGGTACTGGCTGATCCGCCTGAAGCCATTATTCGCGCAGCCGGAGAACAAGCGAAACAAGTGGACGTTGTAGTGGGCATTGGTGGAGGTAGCTCTATGGATACTGCAAAATTGGCCGCGGTGCTAGCCATGGAAGAACAAGCGTTGTCCGATATGTATGGCGTGGATCAGGTGCTATCTACCCGTAAACCCTTAGTGCTAGTGCCTACCACTGCTGGAACAGGCTCTGAGGTTACACCTATATCAATTGTGACCACGGGAGAATCAACCAAAGCTGGTGTCGTATCGCCGATTTTATATCCTGATGTGGCACTTCTCGACCCCACATTGTTGCTAGGTTTACCCGCACACATCACCGCAGAAACGGGTATTGATGCCATGGTACACGCCATTGAAGCGTTTACCAGTAAACATAAAAAGAACCCACTGTCGGACAATCTCGCGATTAAAGCGTTGCAGCTTTTAGCAACGCATTTACCCCTTAGTTATAGAAATGGCAAAGACGTAAACCACCGTAGTGGTACGTTGTTAGGTGCGATGCTAGCCGGACAAGCATTTGCAAATGCGCCTGTGGCGGCAGTGCACGCACTGGCATATCCGTTAGGCGGCATTTATCACATGGCTCACGGCTTAAGCAATGCGCTGATGCTGCCCTATGTTATGCGCTTTAATGTAAGTGCGGCTCAGCCCCAATATGCGCAATTAGCGCTTGTGTTAAATCCGAAGCTAGCTGAGCGCACTGAGACAGAACAGGCGTTGGGGTTTATCGAGTATATGGAACAGTTTTGTAAAGCGCTTGGCATTACCAAACGTTTGCGTGATTACGGTATTGACCAACAAGATCTCCCTGCACTTGCTCAAGGGGCTATGCTACAAACGCGGTTGCTAATGAATAACCCGCGCACGGTCGCTTATGAAGACGCGCTAACTTTGTATCAACAGGCTTGGTAA
- a CDS encoding BON domain-containing protein: MKHSIISVLVAVSLGTASLAANAENTWKDTASDAWIDGKAETTLMLNGNLDAFDINTDVKNGKVTLTGKVDREVDKALASELVMSLDGVKDVDNQLTVIEELDEDQDGEVMQSLNDAKIETVIKTRLMFESEVSGLEIEVESKMGVVTLSGTVDDDAERQLALKIAENTNDVKNVVDMLKMTEEGGQA, from the coding sequence ATGAAACATTCAATCATTTCAGTTTTAGTAGCCGTATCGTTAGGAACTGCATCATTAGCCGCCAATGCAGAAAATACTTGGAAGGACACCGCAAGCGATGCGTGGATCGACGGCAAAGCCGAAACGACCTTAATGCTAAACGGTAATTTAGATGCCTTCGATATCAACACCGACGTTAAAAATGGCAAAGTAACATTAACCGGTAAAGTTGATCGTGAAGTCGATAAAGCGTTGGCCAGCGAATTGGTCATGTCACTTGATGGTGTTAAAGACGTTGATAATCAATTAACCGTTATCGAAGAATTAGACGAAGACCAAGACGGCGAAGTGATGCAAAGCCTGAACGACGCAAAGATTGAAACAGTGATTAAAACCCGTTTGATGTTTGAATCAGAAGTCAGTGGCTTAGAAATCGAAGTAGAGTCTAAGATGGGTGTTGTGACGCTATCGGGTACGGTCGATGATGACGCAGAACGTCAGTTAGCGCTCAAAATTGCAGAAAATACCAATGACGTGAAGAACGTAGTTGATATGCTGAAGATGACAGAGGAAGGTGGCCAAGCTTAA
- the dkgB gene encoding 2,5-didehydrogluconate reductase DkgB encodes MHNFSLPTPGFGTYRLEDDEAKSAVANALDVGYRHIDTAQIYENEAEVGDAIAGSGLKRDEIFLTTKVWFENLSSAKFITSVQNSLTLLNTDYVDLLLIHWPSPDNKVPMSEYLKELKGCKERGLTKHIGVSNFTQSQLDEALAILGKDQILTNQIEVHPNFQNTELVQYCQRNNIQVTAYMPLGVGKVMESDVLQAIAHEHDTTPSAVALAWLNHKKIVAIPSSTNVEHMRDNLTAKQLMLTADEIVKIDAIEPQERIVDPDFAPDW; translated from the coding sequence ATGCATAATTTTTCACTACCTACTCCAGGATTTGGTACTTATCGTCTCGAAGATGATGAAGCAAAATCAGCTGTGGCGAATGCGCTTGATGTGGGGTATCGACATATAGATACTGCACAAATTTACGAAAATGAAGCCGAGGTAGGTGATGCAATCGCTGGCTCCGGGTTAAAGCGAGATGAAATATTCTTGACCACCAAAGTGTGGTTTGAAAACCTCAGTTCGGCTAAATTCATCACTAGCGTACAAAATAGTCTGACATTACTTAATACCGACTACGTAGACTTACTGCTTATTCATTGGCCTTCACCAGATAATAAGGTGCCAATGTCTGAATATTTGAAAGAGCTAAAAGGTTGTAAAGAACGAGGCCTGACTAAGCATATTGGTGTGTCTAACTTTACCCAAAGTCAATTAGACGAAGCGTTAGCTATTCTTGGTAAAGATCAAATTTTGACCAATCAAATTGAAGTTCATCCCAACTTTCAAAACACCGAGCTAGTGCAATATTGTCAGCGTAACAACATTCAAGTAACAGCGTACATGCCTTTAGGTGTAGGGAAAGTTATGGAGAGTGATGTACTGCAAGCCATAGCGCATGAGCATGACACCACACCTTCGGCAGTCGCCTTAGCTTGGTTAAATCACAAGAAAATCGTTGCAATTCCTTCGTCTACGAATGTAGAGCATATGCGAGATAACCTCACTGCCAAGCAGTTGATGTTAACGGCTGATGAAATAGTAAAAATAGACGCAATAGAGCCGCAGGAGCGAATAGTCGATCCAGATTTTGCACCAGACTGGTAG
- a CDS encoding DUF2254 domain-containing protein: MNTRIITLWETIRTSFWFVPSIMAIIAIGLSQVGLAFDRFGAESELPIFADFYQTSPESARALLTTIASSMITVTSIAFSITVVALSLASSQFGPRLIRNFMMDTGTQCVLGFFVSTFIYCLLIIQATKSFDDQNFVPGLSILTSVILAVLGVGVLIYFIHHVARAIQADNVIDNVYRELNEIIERLFPKEHSDKKPQLSGDGPNFSQVYPNRQTFISPSSGYVQTLDVANLQKLAQECDMALDVQHMPGDFVMQNAPLGTAYFHGSALACEPDQITELIRLGAHRTPIQDTEFAIRQLVEIAVRALSPGINDPYSAVTVVDKLSAVLCGLTTKTFPPTLYEDPLGVIRLQCKPVVFTGLGEAAFNQIRQYSKTSLAVTIRLLEGLISILQFSQTSEHRQFVRQQTAMIEQIQSELPLGAQDWQDIKKRLDKIKRQLDNDTPVI; the protein is encoded by the coding sequence ATGAATACAAGGATAATTACTTTATGGGAAACCATCAGAACCAGTTTTTGGTTCGTTCCTTCCATCATGGCGATTATTGCCATTGGTTTGTCTCAAGTCGGCCTAGCGTTTGATCGCTTCGGCGCCGAAAGTGAACTGCCGATTTTCGCTGACTTTTACCAAACGTCGCCCGAGTCTGCTAGGGCTTTACTTACCACTATTGCCTCGTCAATGATCACTGTCACCAGTATTGCATTTTCCATTACTGTGGTGGCGTTAAGCTTGGCATCGTCTCAATTTGGTCCGAGGCTTATTCGTAACTTTATGATGGACACCGGCACCCAATGTGTTTTGGGTTTTTTCGTGTCAACATTCATCTATTGCTTATTGATTATTCAGGCAACGAAATCATTCGATGATCAAAATTTTGTTCCTGGCTTGAGTATTCTCACGTCGGTAATCTTAGCTGTCTTAGGAGTTGGCGTACTCATTTACTTTATTCATCACGTGGCCAGGGCTATCCAGGCAGACAATGTGATCGACAACGTATACCGCGAATTAAATGAAATTATTGAACGTCTATTTCCCAAAGAACACAGCGATAAAAAGCCGCAACTCAGCGGTGATGGCCCGAATTTCAGTCAAGTTTATCCGAATCGACAAACGTTTATTTCTCCAAGCAGTGGCTATGTACAAACATTGGACGTTGCAAACCTGCAAAAATTAGCGCAAGAATGCGATATGGCGCTTGATGTACAGCACATGCCAGGTGATTTTGTAATGCAAAATGCTCCTTTAGGTACCGCATATTTTCACGGTTCTGCACTTGCTTGTGAGCCTGACCAAATAACCGAATTGATCCGTTTAGGTGCGCATCGTACCCCGATTCAAGATACGGAATTTGCTATACGCCAACTAGTGGAAATTGCAGTGCGAGCGCTTTCTCCTGGGATCAATGACCCTTATTCGGCCGTAACTGTGGTCGATAAGTTAAGTGCTGTGTTATGTGGCTTAACAACCAAAACGTTTCCCCCCACTTTGTATGAAGATCCTCTAGGGGTGATAAGACTGCAGTGTAAACCAGTGGTATTCACTGGGCTGGGAGAGGCCGCATTTAACCAAATACGTCAATATTCAAAAACCAGTCTGGCAGTGACTATTCGGTTGTTGGAGGGGCTGATTAGCATTCTGCAATTCAGTCAAACATCTGAGCATCGTCAGTTTGTGCGCCAGCAGACTGCTATGATCGAGCAGATACAAAGTGAATTGCCGTTAGGCGCACAGGATTGGCAAGATATAAAAAAACGGTTAGACAAAATAAAGCGCCAATTAGATAACGACACTCCAGTTATTTAA
- a CDS encoding DUF1328 domain-containing protein — protein sequence MLGWALTFLIIAILAGVMGFGGIAGTAAGIAKIIFFVFLVLLVLSLVANAIRGKGPKV from the coding sequence ATGTTGGGTTGGGCATTAACATTTTTAATCATCGCAATTTTAGCTGGCGTTATGGGTTTTGGTGGTATAGCCGGAACTGCAGCTGGTATTGCAAAAATCATTTTCTTTGTATTTTTAGTACTACTGGTTCTATCGTTGGTAGCGAATGCTATTCGCGGTAAAGGCCCGAAAGTCTAG
- a CDS encoding endonuclease/exonuclease/phosphatase family protein — MFTIFIVTSAFLVLLTVAPLLPSDHWMVRAWEFPRLQIAGLLILNLVAMGALYHQNLMYMALLISVNLAALAYQIHWILPYTPLVPVMVKKIKSADPKRSIKIINANVLMTNHDAPKLIKLVEQEQPHILVTLESNQWWQDALKPLHEAYPYRVNYPLENLYGMHVFSRLPLSQITTAERVEKGVPSVHCVALLESGEQVKCHFVHPAPPSPTENEEATERDIELLGLAKEIAKYDGEGSLPVIVSGDLNDVAWSPTTQAFLRISGLCDPRIGRGAFNTFHAQHRLARWPLDHVFHSDDFELVNLSRLPEIGSDHFPLLTEICLK, encoded by the coding sequence ATGTTCACAATTTTTATCGTTACTAGCGCATTTCTAGTACTGTTGACGGTGGCTCCGCTTTTACCCAGCGACCACTGGATGGTGAGAGCATGGGAATTTCCGCGCTTACAAATAGCCGGTTTACTGATACTTAATTTGGTGGCGATGGGTGCACTCTACCATCAAAATTTAATGTATATGGCGCTGCTTATTAGCGTTAATCTTGCTGCGCTTGCCTATCAAATTCATTGGATTTTACCTTATACACCTCTCGTGCCTGTCATGGTCAAGAAAATAAAATCGGCTGATCCAAAGCGCAGTATTAAGATCATTAATGCCAATGTACTTATGACCAATCATGATGCGCCAAAATTAATTAAGTTGGTTGAACAAGAACAGCCGCATATTTTAGTCACGTTAGAGAGTAATCAGTGGTGGCAAGACGCTTTGAAACCATTACATGAAGCCTATCCATACCGAGTGAACTACCCGTTGGAAAACTTATACGGGATGCATGTTTTCAGCAGATTACCACTAAGTCAAATTACCACTGCTGAGCGTGTGGAAAAAGGCGTGCCGTCGGTACATTGCGTTGCCCTACTGGAAAGTGGTGAGCAGGTTAAGTGTCACTTTGTTCACCCTGCGCCCCCGAGCCCCACGGAGAATGAAGAGGCGACTGAGCGTGATATTGAATTGCTAGGCTTAGCCAAGGAAATTGCAAAATATGATGGGGAGGGTTCATTGCCTGTCATCGTCAGTGGTGATTTAAATGACGTAGCCTGGTCTCCAACAACGCAAGCATTTTTACGGATAAGTGGTTTGTGCGACCCACGCATCGGACGAGGTGCGTTCAATACGTTTCACGCTCAACATCGGCTGGCTAGGTGGCCACTGGATCATGTTTTTCACAGTGACGACTTTGAGCTCGTCAACTTGTCACGCCTGCCTGAAATTGGTTCGGACCACTTTCCATTATTAACTGAAATTTGTCTTAAATAG
- a CDS encoding DUF748 domain-containing protein translates to MAFRHRTIEVTVISVIVIIIALRLVAPYALEKAVNYAIDSTPGLSGHVGDVDIALYRGAYQVEDIEINLIDGDLPRPLIKIAQLDISVLWSALLRGRIVAEMTFVEPQLYYADNANRQEHINDDAQDEQTWITLANRLVPFSIDRIDIVDGVLIFETISDELKTHTEIQDVHGQVTNLTNSKARTGSMITNLNLNAEIAGVCPLYISGSYDPYATKATFNIDVEMQRLPVKHIDHLISFYTPFDVEAGQLDFAMEFAANQGQVSGYVKAGIYDLSLFDWQQDVVEDGDNPFQWIFEAVTGGISELFEGGKKDLIATRIPLEGQIDDIKTPLWPAIVGIVRNAFIKSFDIKVDKVVVAPEPAEQTNQNTPLAPRGDFKTS, encoded by the coding sequence ATGGCATTTCGTCATCGCACAATCGAGGTCACTGTCATCAGCGTTATAGTGATTATAATTGCGTTGCGACTTGTGGCTCCCTACGCTCTTGAAAAAGCAGTTAACTATGCAATTGATTCGACGCCCGGTTTGAGTGGGCATGTGGGTGACGTAGATATAGCACTCTATCGCGGGGCATATCAGGTAGAGGACATCGAAATAAATCTGATTGACGGGGATTTACCCAGACCATTAATCAAGATTGCTCAATTGGATATCTCTGTACTTTGGTCAGCATTGTTGCGCGGTAGGATCGTTGCAGAGATGACCTTCGTTGAACCTCAACTATATTATGCTGATAATGCCAATCGCCAAGAGCACATTAATGATGATGCACAAGATGAACAAACATGGATCACATTGGCAAATCGTCTCGTGCCGTTTTCAATCGACAGGATTGATATTGTAGATGGCGTGCTAATATTTGAGACGATCAGTGACGAGCTCAAAACTCACACAGAAATTCAAGACGTACACGGGCAAGTTACTAACCTTACCAATAGCAAGGCGCGTACTGGCTCCATGATTACCAATTTGAATCTCAATGCTGAAATTGCAGGTGTTTGTCCTTTGTATATTTCTGGCTCCTATGATCCTTACGCCACGAAAGCGACCTTTAATATCGACGTTGAAATGCAACGTCTACCTGTGAAGCACATTGATCACCTTATTAGTTTCTATACGCCGTTTGATGTTGAAGCGGGCCAGCTTGATTTCGCCATGGAATTTGCTGCCAATCAAGGCCAAGTAAGTGGTTACGTCAAGGCTGGTATTTATGATCTGTCTTTATTTGACTGGCAACAAGACGTAGTAGAAGATGGTGATAACCCATTTCAATGGATATTCGAAGCGGTCACTGGCGGAATATCTGAGTTGTTTGAAGGGGGAAAAAAAGATTTGATCGCAACCCGAATTCCTCTTGAAGGGCAAATTGACGATATCAAAACGCCATTGTGGCCAGCAATAGTTGGTATTGTAAGAAATGCGTTTATCAAATCATTTGATATTAAAGTCGACAAGGTAGTGGTTGCGCCTGAACCTGCTGAGCAAACTAACCAAAATACTCCACTTGCTCCTAGGGGCGATTTTAAAACTAGTTAA
- a CDS encoding YqaE/Pmp3 family membrane protein, protein MDLLRILIAILIPPLGVFLQVGLAGAFWLNILLTLLGYIPGIIHAVWIIARR, encoded by the coding sequence ATGGATTTACTCAGAATACTCATTGCTATTTTAATTCCACCGCTAGGTGTTTTCCTTCAAGTGGGCTTAGCTGGCGCGTTTTGGCTGAATATTCTACTCACGTTACTCGGCTATATTCCTGGCATTATTCACGCTGTTTGGATTATAGCTAGACGTTAG
- a CDS encoding YihY/virulence factor BrkB family protein: MSAYRGQQANTPQGIPLRGWWDILRRTVKKMLDDNLSLIAAGVGFYFLLAVFPLLAAFISVYGLLVSPDDVQQHLSYLIGVVPDQGRELIQGQVSRIMDKSEAALSTGALLSTLFAIWSASKGAQAMVTASNITYGQKQNRGFLMMLFMRVALTLSAILVLCGALFSIAVLPIILSFVGLKNYSSLLVTWLTWPILAVVFNITLASFYRYGPHRSKAKWRWVTPGSVLASTLWIAFSFGFSFYLGQFGQYDKTYGSLGSVVVLLMWFYLTAYIILLGAEFNAAMEHQTKQDSTHGADKSVGERGAFVADTRPSDLSDKE; the protein is encoded by the coding sequence ATGAGCGCCTACAGAGGTCAGCAAGCCAATACGCCCCAAGGTATTCCGTTACGAGGTTGGTGGGATATTTTACGCCGGACCGTGAAAAAAATGCTCGATGACAATTTGTCGTTGATCGCCGCGGGTGTCGGCTTTTATTTCTTGTTAGCGGTATTTCCTTTACTTGCAGCATTTATCTCAGTGTACGGCTTGTTGGTGTCCCCCGATGATGTACAACAGCACTTGAGCTACCTTATTGGTGTTGTGCCCGATCAAGGGAGAGAGCTTATTCAGGGGCAAGTGAGTCGCATTATGGATAAGTCCGAAGCAGCGCTAAGCACCGGCGCTTTACTCAGTACACTATTTGCTATTTGGAGTGCCAGTAAGGGCGCGCAGGCCATGGTTACTGCGAGTAATATTACTTACGGTCAAAAACAAAATCGTGGTTTTTTGATGATGCTGTTTATGCGAGTGGCGTTAACCTTGAGTGCGATTTTAGTACTGTGTGGTGCTTTATTTAGTATTGCTGTACTGCCTATTATTTTATCTTTTGTGGGACTGAAAAATTACAGCAGTCTACTGGTAACGTGGCTGACCTGGCCAATTCTGGCTGTGGTATTCAATATCACCTTGGCATCTTTCTATCGATATGGTCCTCATCGGAGCAAAGCTAAATGGCGCTGGGTTACGCCAGGCTCAGTATTGGCCAGCACGTTATGGATCGCGTTTTCGTTTGGGTTCTCATTTTATCTAGGACAGTTTGGCCAATACGACAAGACCTACGGTTCTTTGGGTAGTGTGGTGGTATTGCTGATGTGGTTTTATTTAACCGCCTACATCATTTTACTTGGTGCAGAGTTTAACGCAGCTATGGAACATCAAACGAAGCAAGACAGTACACATGGGGCTGATAAATCAGTCGGAGAGCGTGGGGCATTTGTAGCAGACACTCGGCCAAGCGATTTAAGCGATAAAGAATAG
- a CDS encoding mechanosensitive ion channel family protein: MQIHASLNKITITFMFSIVTYAIFVPNIWAQDQAATSQQALSAKPLDVWADVIDLWQRIILALPMISLGLLFFVICYVLARPISTLLVRPIGYVSQSQLIKLVSRRTISLLIILLGLYVFLRFAGLSEFAIAIVSGTGVMGLILGFAFRDIAENFISSLLLSVQKPFKIDDVIEVQGQLGIVKQVTARATTLVDFDGNHIQIPNATIYKNIIRNLTANPKMRGKFTIGIGYDSSILHAQQVANKVLTSQPTILQDPEPQVLVNELGSSTVNLKVYFWIDAQQYSLLKVSSMLMRLIMREFEKNNISMPDDAREIIFPQGVPVRQLLTPQSPADHAAMHKTEKLTEIKDSTIERDIRDGEHFDDLSSDNHDIRQQAKQARDPEQGQNIL, from the coding sequence ATGCAAATACATGCCAGCCTAAATAAAATAACTATTACGTTTATGTTCTCGATTGTCACCTATGCCATTTTTGTGCCTAACATATGGGCACAAGACCAAGCAGCCACCTCTCAGCAAGCCCTATCAGCTAAGCCGCTGGATGTTTGGGCTGATGTTATTGATTTATGGCAGCGCATTATTTTGGCATTGCCGATGATTTCGTTGGGATTACTATTTTTTGTTATCTGTTACGTCCTTGCCAGACCTATATCTACACTGCTTGTCAGACCCATCGGCTACGTCAGCCAAAGCCAACTGATCAAGCTGGTCAGCCGACGCACCATTAGCTTATTAATTATTTTACTGGGGCTATATGTTTTTCTACGCTTTGCCGGATTGAGTGAGTTCGCCATCGCCATTGTTAGTGGTACAGGCGTCATGGGGCTGATTTTGGGGTTTGCGTTTCGAGATATTGCTGAAAACTTTATCTCAAGTTTACTACTAAGCGTGCAAAAGCCATTTAAAATTGACGATGTGATAGAGGTGCAAGGCCAGCTAGGCATCGTTAAACAGGTAACCGCCAGAGCCACCACGTTAGTGGATTTTGATGGAAATCATATTCAGATCCCCAATGCGACGATCTATAAAAATATTATACGTAACTTAACGGCCAATCCCAAAATGCGTGGAAAATTCACCATCGGCATAGGATACGACTCCAGTATTTTGCATGCTCAACAGGTAGCGAATAAGGTACTGACTTCACAACCTACCATTCTTCAGGATCCAGAGCCTCAGGTTCTAGTAAATGAGCTGGGGTCGTCAACAGTGAATCTCAAAGTCTATTTCTGGATTGATGCCCAGCAGTACAGCTTACTCAAGGTCTCATCTATGCTGATGCGTTTAATTATGCGAGAGTTTGAGAAAAATAACATCAGCATGCCAGACGATGCCCGCGAGATTATATTTCCACAAGGCGTGCCAGTTCGTCAGCTATTAACACCACAGAGCCCAGCTGATCATGCTGCGATGCACAAAACAGAAAAGTTAACGGAAATTAAAGACTCGACTATAGAGCGGGATATTCGCGACGGCGAACACTTTGACGATTTATCAAGTGATAACCATGATATTCGTCAACAGGCTAAACAAGCTCGTGACCCAGAGCAAGGGCAAAATATTTTATAA